One part of the Anopheles coustani chromosome 2, idAnoCousDA_361_x.2, whole genome shotgun sequence genome encodes these proteins:
- the LOC131263667 gene encoding protein hairy, with product MVTGIGATAQQQVAGTPATTQIPPAEPVKRSSDNRRSNKPIMEKRRRARINNCLNELKTLILDAMKKDPARHSKLEKADILEMTVKHLENLQRQQSAMSQATDPSVMNKFKAGFNECAQEVGRFPEIEPVVKRRLMQHLSNCINGVKTELPKRQQQQQQQQVHILPSPPSSPEQQHQELQHHQLASHLQHLQHPLAPLSAIQSGNGSVFMANGVSGSSVQLIPTKLANGSIAFVLPGQPGLANPQSAVAAAVSPVAPLPMLVPIPTRTASTGSASSSHSGASSLYERVPREHTTSPYHAPPSPANSTYEPMECHSVTSPQQFHHLHHQQQQHSFNSTSSSSSSSSSSSSSSNGGSPDSPLSLVMKKPYHDEDEDQEMKHDEDGKPWRPW from the exons ATGGTGACAGGAATCGGAGCAACCGCGCAGCAACAGGTCGCCGGTACGCCGGCCACCACACAGATTCCCCCGGCCGAGCCGGTCAAACGCTCCAGCGATAATCGTCGG AGCAACAAACCGATCATGGAAAAACGGCGACGTGCTCGCATCAACAACTGCCTGAACGAGCTGAAGACGCTGATCCTCGACGCCATGAAGAAAGAC CCCGCCCGCCACTCGAAGCTGGAAAAGGCGGACATCCTCGAGATGACGGTGAAGCATCTGGAGAACCTGCAGCGCCAGCAGAGCGCCATGTCGCAGGCGACCGATCCGAGCGTGATGAACAAGTTCAAGGCGGGCTTCAACGAGTGCGCCCAGGAGGTGGGCCGCTTCCCGGAGATCGAACCCGTCGTCAAGCGGCGCCTGATGCAGCATCTCAGCAACTGCATCAACGGCGTGAAGACGGAGCTCCCGAAgcgccagcagcaacagcagcaacagcaagtgCACATCCTTCCCTCGCCTCCgagctcgcccgagcagcagcaccaggagCTGCAGCACCACCAGCTGGCCTCGCACCTCCAGCACCTCCAGCACCCGCTCGCGCCCCTCAGCGCCATCCAGAGTGGAAACGGAAGCGTCTTCATGGCCAACGGCGTGTCCGGCTCGAGCGTCCAGCTCATCCCGACCAAGCTCGCCAACGGTAGCATCGCGTTCGTGCTCCCCGGCCAACCCGGCCTGGCCAACCCGCAGtccgccgtcgccgccgccgtctCCCCCGTCGCGCCCCTCCCCATGCTGGTTCCGATCCCGACGCGCACCGCCTCGACCGGATCCGCTTCGTCGAGCCACTCGGGCGCCTCCTCGCTGTACGAGCGGGTTCCCCGCGAGCACACCACCTCGCCCTACCACGCCCCGCCCAGCCCCGCCAACTCCACGTACGAGCCGATGGAGTGCCACTCGGTCACCTCCCCCCAGCAgttccaccacctccaccaccagcagcagcagcactccTTCAACAGCAcctcctcctcatcctcctcctcctcgtcgtcgtcgtcctcgagCAATGGCGGAAGCCCCGACAGCCCCCTCTCGCTCGTGATGAAGAAGCCGTAccacgacgaggacgaggaccaGGAGATGAAGCACGACGAAGATGGCAAACCGTGGCGTCCGTGGTaa